The Malus sylvestris chromosome 3, drMalSylv7.2, whole genome shotgun sequence genomic sequence tttgccacgtggcagacatttggcagccacatggcatatatgtggcagccacgtcagcatttaacagatccatggatggaaaatgtaacggttgtacgaaattgaaataaaatagtacttgaggtatgaaagtgaaatgttttaaagatgttgtataagattgcaatagacctcaaacctgaggggctactatgtaatttacccttaataaaaatatatcttTGATTAATGAagtccaaaacaaaacaatgtcATTGATATATGGCTTAATAATAAAGTTTTTATTGACTTTTAGCTAAATAACCTTAATTAAAAATCATTAATTCAAAGTGAGAAATTGGCAGTAAGGTACATATTCAAAAGGAAAATCCCTGAAATATTCTAGATTAAATTTATTACACCATTAATAAGATGTGTCCACATCTTTAAAAAATTGAACTCTTCATGGAACCTCTGCCACGtcacagtttaacgtcaattcttgtgtcaacattataaaacattgtgccaaaaacatgaggtggTACAGAGTTTATAGAGAGTCCCACCTTAAGAGAGTCCTCTTAACAATTCTCCTAGAATTATTATTCTTTCTAATCTAAATTACATATTAAGACCATCTTCAATGAAGATGTCAAATTAGATCATTTTAAGAGGAGATGTCAAATACGCCAACTAGGACTAAAAGACATCAATGTGTTATCACTACTAGAAAATCTTATTTTGCCGACAAATTCTAAGCCGACAGAGTAAAATTTTATCGGCACAAAAGTCCTCTACcgactaaaattttaatttgtcgACTAAATATTCAagccaaaaccaatttatagcaTTAATTTTAGCCGAGAAAATTCGAATGTTAACCGACCATCATTTTGTcggcataaatgcaatgtcccgACTAGTTTAATTTTGACGGGTAAATTGTCCTTCCCTGCTATCTTAGAATACTAGACGACGATTTCGGGGCAACAAAAAATATTTCCTCGGCTGAGGGTAAAACTATTAACCAAAAATGAGGCGCGGAATAAAAGCGCGGTTTCAAAATAGAAGCGCGAAgttagaaaaaaagaaagaaaagaattaAGCGCTTTAGTCAAACATGAAGCTGTTGTCTCTCCGTCCCACtccttctccctctccctctccctctccctctccctcgtCGCTGCAAATACACAGACCGACCGACTGCCTCCTTCCGCTGGAGATCGAAACCGGCGTCAAATTCAAAGCCCtcgaaaaggttttttttttctttcccttctaATTGTCATCTTCAATTCTAGTTCTGGTGCATAAACCCATCAGTTGTCTCTGTAATTCTCttaaggttttcaattttctttttcgaTTTGTTTTGTCAAAATTGAAATGGAATTTGTGGGCTTGAATTTGTATTAGGTTGCGAGCCTATTGTGTGTTATGTTTATTAGggtggataaaaaaaaaaaccatcaaaGCTGCCAAGAACTCGAAGGTCAGTGATCTCTTTAAGTGATTATCTTCCTTCTCCTTTCTAATTCTATGTCTGCCAGTTCAATTTGTAGAATTTAATATAGGGTTTTaagttggaaaatttaatttaacctTTTAAGTTGCAGGGCTTGGTGTATACGACAATTTGGATTATTAATTTTGATTGTTGATCCACTTCCTAATCCCCACATGTTATTTGTGACTCGACCGAACACAAAGGGGCGAATGTTTTGTGGAAGGGATTGAGGAACAGGGCGAAGGTTTTGGAATCTGCACTAGATGATGCTGATAGTAAAGATTCGTGTAATGCCACATCTCAATTCTTTTGTTCCAAGTAATGTTGTAatatataactttttcaattgTGGCTTCCTGTTATCTATGATTGGTTGTGATGTTAATGTTAAATTACATTCTTTTTGGTGTTCTAGCTATGTTGATCGTGGTTTCTGGTTTTGATTGTGACCAAAATTTTGTTGTGGTTGAGTCTTAGTTTACTATGTAACACGCAGGATCCGACATTGAAGAATGTTGCAAGGCAAGTGATGTAGAGAAGACGAGAGCTGCAACTGCAGTTAATAACATCTTGTCCGGAGTTAATGGCCATATTAGTTTGTGGGAAGAGATCCAGCTTATCAGGGGTAGGCCTTCTCAGTTCAGCCTTAATTTTATCTCTTACAATCTTACTAATGATTGTACTTTTTGTTTGCTTTGATATGGTTGTGTTGCCTTGCAGAACTGATCTGCACTTACCAGACATGCCTTTAGTTTATGCAAGTGATGCCTTCTTCAAATTGACAGGTAACATGTACAATGTTAGCTATTTGCTAGGATCTCTCTAAACCATTCTAAACTCCATGTTGTTTGCAAATCTTTTGAATAATCCAACATATGTAGTTGTTACACaactcatatgtagatgtggtaaCATGTGCAAGTCTATATTAACTTAGTCTTCTCTTCATcgaaattataataataatactattaAATTAGTCTTGTTATTTTTATTCCAGGTGCGCCTGATTGAAGTTAATGTAGTTGCACTTGCTTATGAGGCTGGTGATGGTGAATTTTATCTCAAGTATATCGTATAAATTATCCCTCTGTTATGTTTTCTCATCGGTTCCTAACTTGTGTTACTCTCCCATTCAGCTGATGAcaagaatatattgtatattttgTCCCCCTATTGTGCACAACACACTGAGCAAGGAGCTTTGTACAGGTAAGTTTGATTGTGCTAGGAATATATGGTATGTTTTGCTTTCTCTGCCTTGTGTTTATTCCAAGTACATGGACGAATAGTTTGATTATGTCTATCCTAGACATGAGCAAGGAGCATTGTGTAAGCAATTTTGATTCCCCAATAAGTTACAATTGTCGTCATTAATACAATTTGATCAagttgtgagaaattttttatgtttgaggATTTTCTTTGTATTCTTGAGGGCTACTAATTAATCCCAGAGTTGAAtatcttttaattattattacgTAACTTATTGTAccttttttcattcatttttatttgcatCTTATTAAGGGATTAAAGAGTACCTCTCAAATGGCAGGTGGTCTGAGATGTTGATTGCAAGGTTTGAAATATCTTTTACTATGTGCTTGATTACATGAGTACATGCTTTATCATCCAAGATGCAAGTGAAATTCAAGTCTGACTATATGCTTGATTACGGGATTACATGCTTTCTTGTTGACAAATTGGTTAAGTTTTCATTGTTTAGTGTAACTATGGTGTTAATTGCAGCCCATCCCCATTTTCTAACAGATTGTTATGTTAAAGTATCTTCAATTGAATGTATCTTTTTCATGATGTTGTGTGAATCAGTGCAGCTCCATAATGTTATTACTTATAGAAAGATTCCTAGCTACAATTTGATTGTTTCGGTTTTAAGGATGCTCTTTCTTATGTTGTCATACATAATAATTacgattttgtattatttttgcaGGATATTATTGCAAAGCTACTGCTAAACCGATAATTGAGGAATGGGAGTAGAATAGGATTATTGTATAATATAATACTTTGTATAACCATTGTACATATACATATTACTAATCAAAGCAGCattattagaaattattttgtgtgttttcaagcttttttttttaatgaattaaaattctTTCCTGACAAAGCTAATTTTGTCGATAGAGTAAGGTAGTGCCGACAAAATATCTTTTCCGACGAACATATCTTGTTGGCAAAACGGTGCATTTTTTAGGCTTAAAAATCCTTTTCCGACATAAttttttgttggggtttaagaATGCCGGCAAAATATGTTTTGTCGGGAAAGAACCACTTCATAGCCGACGAAATGTTGAATTTTGTCGGCTAGAGTCTTGCACGACATGCTTTGCGTGACAAAATGGCCGACAAATTTTTTTGTCGTGAAAGAGTCTTTACCGACAAATTTTGACTTTTGCCGACAAATTCATTTTATCGGTAAAGTCAAAATTTCTAGTAGTGTATCCAAGGAAGATGTCATATATGACGTGACAGTTAAGTCATTTGACGCCTCACTTTCTAgctatctttttttatttttttatatttttttacagcAAACAAATATGGAGTCAAatgcttttaatttaatttttttaatgcatgGGTCTTAATGATAACTAATAAGATGTGAACTAaaatcaaatttatttatttattaatagtTATAACTATGAGcctaatatattaataaaataaattttgacaCATCCaatggaaagaaagagaaatacTTAGGAGATTTGCTCAAAAGTGAGACTCTCCATGGACTATCCACCAACTTATGTTTTTGGCATATTTTCCGTgcaaacattataaaacattgtgccaaATACACGAGGTAACAGAGAGTCCATGAAGAATCCTACTTTTAGAGTCCCCTTGGCATTTCTCTTTAAGTAACTAAATAAGCCTAAACACATATAAATATAGCCTTCTTAAATCAGAAATATCTAGGGTCGAAAGGGTTCCAAGGGTCTCTACTGTAAGTTGCTctccttcattttctttataTCTTGTAGTTTAAATTTGGACATAGTTTAAATATCAAATAATTTTAGTTAGTGataaatttattttcttataaaTTTTTTCACTAAAAATTTTTAGTTGGTAGCAGAAAAATGGAAACTATTGTAACTGGAGACCAAGTTGATTTTGACCCAAGTGCCCCTCCACCGTTCAAGATTGCTGATATCAGAGATGCAATCCCCAAACACTGCTGGGTAAAGAATCCATGGAGGTCTTTGAGTTATGTCGTTCGGGATTTTTTGGTCGGTTTTGTACTGTCAGCCATAGCCAAATACTCAGACAGTTGGTATGTTTGGCCAATCTACTGGGTTGCTCAGGGAACCATGTTTTGGGCTGTGTTTGTCATCGGACATGACTGTGGCCATGGAAGCTTCTCAGACTCTCGCTTGCTGAATAGTTTTGTGGGACACATTTCGCACTCTTCCATTCTTGTACCTTATCATGGCTGGTGGGTTTTCGATATATTTCCTTGATCACGTCGCCATGTTTGACatattaaataatatgtttATGTTGCAAATGATCATTAACAGAAGATGGACGTGTTAGTGATGTTGTTTACAATGTGTCttataaatgtgatttcttAAATTACTGTACTTATCAACATTACTTCTTAATGTAGCAGGAGAATTAGCCACAGAACTCACCATCAGAACCATGGAAATGTTGAGAAAGATGAGTCTTGGGTTCCTGTACGTGTTTTACTTATTTTAGTTCTCTTGCTATGCAACTTCTGTTGATATTCaatatttcaatttcttaacttggttattatttattttagatGACTGAGTCGCTCTACAAAAGTTTGGATAATAGCACAAAAACGTTGAGATTCACAATTCCTTTTCCGTTTCTCGCTTATCCTGTTTACCTGGTGAGAGTTATTTTAATTATGGGACTAATCTGTCTAGCTAGTTAAACAGTTTTGTTGAGGGTTttattacttgatcattagttgtttaacttttacattttttttgtccGCTAATGCAGTTTTTTAGATCTCCTGGTAAAGAAGGATCTCACTTTCATCCAAGCAGTGGCCTATTCTCCCCAAATGAACGATTAGATGTTATAACTTCAACTGCTTCTGTTGTTCTAGTGGctgctttgtttttgtatttcTCCATTTTGCAGGGCCCTATTCAAATGCTTAAGTTATATTTTGTTCCTTATTGGGTGAGTTTGATTCTAAAAGTCTTGTTTAGTTGGTAATATAATACCATAATatcgaattagggttttgttttctgTAATTTGATCATGCACTATATTTTCACAGGTTTTTGTGATGTGGTTGGACATTGTCACCTACTTGCATCACCATGGTTACGAGACAAAGCTCCCTTGGTATCGCGGCAAGGTAAACATATTATGTTTATACTGTCAATAGATGTGTTTTACATCGCGTTTATGTACATAACAATTGTTTATTAAGATGCTTTATTAATCCTTTTCTTACATTAATACCCATGTAGTAAAGCGTACtgacttattttattttatttttggtgcaGGAATGGAGTTACTTGCGAGGAGGGCTTACAACCGTTGATCGTGATTACGGAATGTTTAACAAGATCCATCATGACATTGGTACCCATGTTATACACCATCTGTTTCCTCAAATACCACATTATCACCTGGAAGAAGCAGTAAGTGATCCCTAGCTATCACTTGATGAACTTGCATATTGATTTTGTCTTTGCAGTTGTTCTGTAACTTTTGGTTTACATCCATAGCTACTTTTGCAGACAAAGGCAGCTAAGCCGATTCTAGGGAAGTATTATCGTGAGCCCAAAAATTCAGGGCCAATTCCGTTTCACTTGCTCAAGATCTTAGCTACAAGCCTCATCGAAGATAACTATGTCAGTGACGATGGAGGAATTGTTTTCTATCAGACAGATCCTCAGCGTCTTAAATATTTCAAGAATTAGTCTAATTAATCATTTTGGGATATAATATGTTGTGGAGAAATGAAGGCAATGCCTAgttgttgttgttttaagtttctgcattatcatatttttataaatatatattatgaagtttCTACATAATTATTCTATTTGAGGCTCTAATTTTGTCACTGGATTTTGAAATTAAGCTTTTTAGACATGAATACATGCATAATAATGTCGTCGTTtcctttttaatcaaaatgatattttaaaCTATTCTAGTTTACGAGGAAATGGATTCAAACTCTAATTAAAAGGATTGTACAAacttctctaacaaattaaccTAATGAGTAATTGCTGCAATGTTAACCAATTGTGGTGGAAGTAGCATAGTCACAATCACTACATGACCAATTTGTTTCCATTTTTACATTAATAGAAAACTTTCATTTTAATCCCTAAaatagatatattttttttaaataatatttgaaaCACTGTTTCTATTCATGACATCATGTTATTAATGG encodes the following:
- the LOC126616550 gene encoding omega-3 fatty acid desaturase, chloroplastic-like isoform X2 → METIVTGDQVDFDPSAPPPFKIADIRDAIPKHCWVKNPWRSLSYVVRDFLVGFVLSAIAKYSDSWYVWPIYWVAQGTMFWAVFVIGHDCGHGSFSDSRLLNSFVGHISHSSILVPYHGWRISHRTHHQNHGNVEKDESWVPMTESLYKSLDNSTKTLRFTIPFPFLAYPVYLFFRSPGKEGSHFHPSSGLFSPNERLDVITSTASVVLVAALFLYFSILQGPIQMLKLYFVPYWVFVMWLDIVTYLHHHGYETKLPWYRGKEWSYLRGGLTTVDRDYGMFNKIHHDIGTHVIHHLFPQIPHYHLEEATKAAKPILGKYYREPKNSGPIPFHLLKILATSLIEDNYVSDDGGIVFYQTDPQRLKYFKN
- the LOC126616550 gene encoding omega-3 fatty acid desaturase, chloroplastic-like isoform X1; this translates as METIVTGDQVDFDPSAPPPFKIADIRDAIPKHCWVKNPWRSLSYVVRDFLVGFVLSAIAKYSDSWYVWPIYWVAQGTMFWAVFVIGHDCGHGSFSDSRLLNSFVGHISHSSILVPYHGCRRISHRTHHQNHGNVEKDESWVPMTESLYKSLDNSTKTLRFTIPFPFLAYPVYLFFRSPGKEGSHFHPSSGLFSPNERLDVITSTASVVLVAALFLYFSILQGPIQMLKLYFVPYWVFVMWLDIVTYLHHHGYETKLPWYRGKEWSYLRGGLTTVDRDYGMFNKIHHDIGTHVIHHLFPQIPHYHLEEATKAAKPILGKYYREPKNSGPIPFHLLKILATSLIEDNYVSDDGGIVFYQTDPQRLKYFKN